ATTCCGGCTCTGCTTATATTCGGATATTGTTATCGGCAAATTCCTAAAATCAATACCTCCTATATTATAATCATTAGCGTCTTCTATCGGGCTGGAAGAAGTAAAATCTATAGTTGCGGGAGAAGGCTGGACATTCTTTGTTAATACAGTCCAGTCCGAAGCAGCATCAATATACCTGCTCGTAAACGAAGGGAACTCTTCCACTATAACCTGGTTCTCTATACCGTCTTCGCCGGCAAAGAGCTTCTCCTCAACGATTAATTTACCGCTATCCGGGTTTAATACGCGCTCAATTTCACCTATGGCCTGCCTGAATTTATCTTGATCCCTAAAATAAACCAATACTCCGGATTCAAATATAACATCAAAATAGCCTGAGGCAAAAGGCAGGTGCTTAACATCGGCGGCTGCTACAAAAACACCATTCTGCATCCCAGAATTAGCCAGGCCTAAATCTATAGCAAAAGATTCTATACTATCCCCGTATTTTTCTTTGAGCTTTCCCGAGGCAACAGCATGCGGGCCGGAGCCTATCTCCAGCACCCTGACTTTATTACCGCCCTTTTCTGTCAGCCTATTATCAATTGTACTAAAAATGTCTTCGGGAAGCCTGCCTCTGTCGCTTAGATCCGGATTCTGCGCATGGAATACCTGCCATAATGCCCTTTCTTCTTCATCGTTAAGGGCTAGATCCGTAGTCATTGATAATGCGCCCATTGTGTCGTAATCAATAACCCCTTGTTCAAATTTTTCCCTGATTTCGGCCGGCCAAGAACCGTAATAACGGCTGGCCTTACCTCTAACCCGCCGGATAATCTCCATCGGGCTGGACGCTTTCTTTTCTAATACTACAAAAGCGGTTGGGAACAATAGTGTTTTTTCGCCATATTTTATAAATATATCTTCCCTAGGCGTTAACGAATCCCTGCTTACCGGCAAACGCACAAATCCAGAACTTTCAGCAATGCTCTCTAATGGCAGGTCGCTCTTATCTAAAATAAGCACTTTGTCGCCTTCGCGCAATACCTGAGTAAATAAATACTCTAAAATCTCCCGGGCCCTGTCTTGATTCCCCTGCCCTGCAAATCTATTAAAACCCTTAAGTATGAGTACGTAAGGATTTTCTCTCCCGTCTATAAGCAGGTTGCGATAGCTGGCACTATTCAAAGCATCCTGTCTTTTATCCAAAGCACCTGCTCTACTGATGCGCTCTATTTGAGATGTATCCAGGTCTAATGCCGCCACCTTAAGGTTCAACATCCCCGGTATGCTTAGGTCTGTTAGGTCGTCATTAATAGCCTGGGTTTGGCCGACCGCATCCACAATAAGGTCCAGGCCTCTTAAAGGATAAATATAAGTCGGCCGGGATTTTGACCATTCATTAAAAGACTGCAACAATTCATAATAAGCCTTGTTTATTGCTGATATTCTTTCGATACCGCTAAGCAATAAGGATCTTGCGCCTGCTGGAAAATCATCTGTAATTCTGGCAATGCCTTCCTCATAAAACCTCAGCGAGCTATCAAACGCCAGATCACTCACAGGGGAAGAAACGCCGTCAGCAATTCCTTGGGCATCAATCTCGGGAGACTGAACAATATTAATTGTGACTTTAAAAGGATCCAGTCGGTCTAGGCTTACGGGTACAGCCTCTGCGGCTATAAGATAATCGGCAAATGGCAACGTCTGTGGCGTAGCTGCATCAATTATACGCATCTTTGTATCTTCTGCTAACGTCGTGGTGCCAAGAACCTGTTCTGAGGGGGCCATAAAAACAACATTATTAAGCGCTATGCCCCCGGAAAAATATGTCCTCACACTTTGTCCATATGCCGTAAATACGGGTTCCTTTAAGTTATATTCGCCTGATTCAAAAGATTTCTTATATTCATTAAAGTAATAAGCGCTATCCCATGCTTTTTCAGAAGTCAATCCTGTGAGGTTGCCTTTGTCTACTAATGCCGGATAAAAACTGCTGCTTCCCGCATATCTTGCCTTGAACCACTGGGCTAATATCAAAGAGTTATATACCCGACGAAGTAAAGAGTATCTTTTGGCTGTATTTACATCTTTTATCAATTCCGGGATTATAAACTGGCGCATCAGTTCAGATGCATATTCATTTAAAGCCTTGAGTTTTGGATCGTCAAATTTATAGTTGTCTGAGTCTTTAAGGAAATCTTGTTCCAGCATGACTTTTAAAGAAGCCTTATAAATATAAGCATTATTGCCCGCCTGGCGTATGATTATCTCGTCCGGCACAATCCAGGGCCTGGCCAGGGTCGGGATATTTAAATTTTGGTTTCCAAAAATCTCTCCTGCTTTTTTATAAAGCTTATCCCAGTATTGTCTGCCTGTTTTCGTTGCTGGAGAAGTATATTTAGCCGTATCTTTCTTAAGCTGTAGGTCTGCCTCTAAAAGCACTTTTCCGAAATCTGTCTTTGCGAGGTTGTCGTCTATTGTGACCTGGCTGGCATCGGGGCGGAGATTAACCCAAAAAGACTCTTTGGGCAGGCTTAATGCAATAAAGAAAAATTGAAGTATGTTTTCTACGGAATTACTGCTTAAATCCTGCTCATCCCCCTTATCGATAAAAACCTTGAAATTATTAGTCGCGCTGTCATATTCAAGATAGCGCAGGCTGGCTGGGCGGAATGATTCTTGAGATAAAGAGTTGCGCAGACCTGATATAATCCCAGAGAAATCTACTTG
This genomic stretch from Candidatus Omnitrophota bacterium harbors:
- a CDS encoding class I SAM-dependent methyltransferase, with the protein product MQIRGKNKKIIIILIALVFIYSQLGLAQILPQVDFSGIISGLRNSLSQESFRPASLRYLEYDSATNNFKVFIDKGDEQDLSSNSVENILQFFFIALSLPKESFWVNLRPDASQVTIDDNLAKTDFGKVLLEADLQLKKDTAKYTSPATKTGRQYWDKLYKKAGEIFGNQNLNIPTLARPWIVPDEIIIRQAGNNAYIYKASLKVMLEQDFLKDSDNYKFDDPKLKALNEYASELMRQFIIPELIKDVNTAKRYSLLRRVYNSLILAQWFKARYAGSSSFYPALVDKGNLTGLTSEKAWDSAYYFNEYKKSFESGEYNLKEPVFTAYGQSVRTYFSGGIALNNVVFMAPSEQVLGTTTLAEDTKMRIIDAATPQTLPFADYLIAAEAVPVSLDRLDPFKVTINIVQSPEIDAQGIADGVSSPVSDLAFDSSLRFYEEGIARITDDFPAGARSLLLSGIERISAINKAYYELLQSFNEWSKSRPTYIYPLRGLDLIVDAVGQTQAINDDLTDLSIPGMLNLKVAALDLDTSQIERISRAGALDKRQDALNSASYRNLLIDGRENPYVLILKGFNRFAGQGNQDRAREILEYLFTQVLREGDKVLILDKSDLPLESIAESSGFVRLPVSRDSLTPREDIFIKYGEKTLLFPTAFVVLEKKASSPMEIIRRVRGKASRYYGSWPAEIREKFEQGVIDYDTMGALSMTTDLALNDEEERALWQVFHAQNPDLSDRGRLPEDIFSTIDNRLTEKGGNKVRVLEIGSGPHAVASGKLKEKYGDSIESFAIDLGLANSGMQNGVFVAAADVKHLPFASGYFDVIFESGVLVYFRDQDKFRQAIGEIERVLNPDSGKLIVEEKLFAGEDGIENQVIVEEFPSFTSRYIDAASDWTVLTKNVQPSPATIDFTSSSPIEDANDYNIGGIDFRNLPITISEYKQSRNTNNRVYYKKDKESQQLEDMINGGIIPSVQRIKDYILASAKRGEFAAGRSNAINCIAQIMRLQESKGIPSAQELNDLLSLLESENAETQLQNTIE